In a genomic window of Lycium ferocissimum isolate CSIRO_LF1 chromosome 9, AGI_CSIRO_Lferr_CH_V1, whole genome shotgun sequence:
- the LOC132031112 gene encoding probable beta-1,3-galactosyltransferase 2 isoform X2, translating to MTSKNRGVTERPSRSVVSKKWSLFLCLGSFCAGMIFTNRMWIISETKSGITRTTTVEAERLKLVSEGCITKFQKDIKLVSKDIFGKVTNSHHAIQTIDKTISNLEMELAAAKAAQESILSRVPISEGIDKGESRRKRKYFMVVGINTAFSSRKRRDSIRATWMPQGEKRRKLEEEKGVIIRFVIGHGATLGGILDRAIEAEDKKHGDILRLDHIEGYLELSAKTKTYFATAVNLWDAEYYIKVDDDVHVNIATLGETLARHRKKPRIYIGCMKSGPVLSRKGVRYHEPEYWKFGDKYFRHATGQIYAISKDLATYISENQDVLHKYTNEDVSLGAWFIGLDVQHIDDRRLCCGTPPDCEWKAQAGNICVASFDWTCSGICGSVYRIKEVHRRCGEGENALWKAAF from the exons ATGACTTCCAAGAACAGAGGAGTAACAGAAAGGCCTTCAAGAAGTGTAGTTTCTAAAAAATGGAGTCTTTTTCTTTGTCTTGGGAGTTTTTGTGCTGGAATGATCTTCACAAACAG AATGTGGATTATTTCTGAAACAAAAAGTGGAATTACAAGAACAACTACCGTTGAAGCTGAAAGATTGAAGTTAGTTTCAGAAGGTTGCATTACAAAATTT CAGAAAGATATAAAACTGGTATCTAAAGATATTTTTGGGAAAGTTACTAACTCACATCATGCTATTCA GACAATAGataaaacaatttcaaatttgGAGATGGAGTTGGCTGCAGCAAAGGCAGCACAAGAGTCGATTCTTAGTAGGGTTCCAATATCAGAAGGAATCGACAAGGGCGAATCacgaagaaaaagaaaatattttatggtGGTAGGAATAAATACCGCGTTTAGTAGCAGAAAAAGAAGGGATTCAATTCGCGCTACATGGATGCCACAAG GTGAAAAACGAAGGAAGCTGGAAGAAGAGAAAGGAGTAATCATTCGCTTCGTCATTGGTCATGG TGCCACGTTAGGGGGCATATTAGACAGAGCTATTGAAGCTGAGGACAAAAAGCATGGTGATATCTTGCGCCTG GATCATATTGAGGGTTATCTTGAATTGTCCGCCAAGACGAAGACTTATTTTGCCACAGCTGTTAACTTGTGGGATGCAGAGTATTACATTAaggttgatgatgatgttcatGTCAATATAG CTACACTAGGGGAAACATTAGCAAGGCATCGTAAGAAACCACGTATATATATCGGATGCATGAAATCTGGTCCTGTCCTTTCTCGGAA GGGTGTAAGATATCATGAACCAGAATATTGGAAGTTCGGAGACAAGTATTTTCGTCATGCTACTGGACAAATATATGCCATTTCGAAAGATTTAGCCACTTACATATCCGAAAACCA GGATGTACTACATAAGTATACCAATGAGGATGTGTCACTGGGAGCTTGGTTTATTGGACTTGATGTGCAACATATAGATGATCGCCGATTGTGTTGTGGAACCCCACCTG ATTGTGAGTGGAAGGCACAAGCAGGCAACATCTGTGTTGCATCGTTCGACTGGACCTGTAGTGGGATCTGCGGGTCTGTTTACCGTATAAAGGAGGTCCATCGCCGGTGTGGTGAGGGAGAGAATGCACTGTGGAAAGCAGCATTCTGA
- the LOC132031112 gene encoding probable beta-1,3-galactosyltransferase 2 isoform X1: MTSKNRGVTERPSRSVVSKKWSLFLCLGSFCAGMIFTNRMWIISETKSGITRTTTVEAERLKLVSEGCITKFFQQKDIKLVSKDIFGKVTNSHHAIQTIDKTISNLEMELAAAKAAQESILSRVPISEGIDKGESRRKRKYFMVVGINTAFSSRKRRDSIRATWMPQGEKRRKLEEEKGVIIRFVIGHGATLGGILDRAIEAEDKKHGDILRLDHIEGYLELSAKTKTYFATAVNLWDAEYYIKVDDDVHVNIATLGETLARHRKKPRIYIGCMKSGPVLSRKGVRYHEPEYWKFGDKYFRHATGQIYAISKDLATYISENQDVLHKYTNEDVSLGAWFIGLDVQHIDDRRLCCGTPPDCEWKAQAGNICVASFDWTCSGICGSVYRIKEVHRRCGEGENALWKAAF; this comes from the exons ATGACTTCCAAGAACAGAGGAGTAACAGAAAGGCCTTCAAGAAGTGTAGTTTCTAAAAAATGGAGTCTTTTTCTTTGTCTTGGGAGTTTTTGTGCTGGAATGATCTTCACAAACAG AATGTGGATTATTTCTGAAACAAAAAGTGGAATTACAAGAACAACTACCGTTGAAGCTGAAAGATTGAAGTTAGTTTCAGAAGGTTGCATTACAAAATTT tTTCAGCAGAAAGATATAAAACTGGTATCTAAAGATATTTTTGGGAAAGTTACTAACTCACATCATGCTATTCA GACAATAGataaaacaatttcaaatttgGAGATGGAGTTGGCTGCAGCAAAGGCAGCACAAGAGTCGATTCTTAGTAGGGTTCCAATATCAGAAGGAATCGACAAGGGCGAATCacgaagaaaaagaaaatattttatggtGGTAGGAATAAATACCGCGTTTAGTAGCAGAAAAAGAAGGGATTCAATTCGCGCTACATGGATGCCACAAG GTGAAAAACGAAGGAAGCTGGAAGAAGAGAAAGGAGTAATCATTCGCTTCGTCATTGGTCATGG TGCCACGTTAGGGGGCATATTAGACAGAGCTATTGAAGCTGAGGACAAAAAGCATGGTGATATCTTGCGCCTG GATCATATTGAGGGTTATCTTGAATTGTCCGCCAAGACGAAGACTTATTTTGCCACAGCTGTTAACTTGTGGGATGCAGAGTATTACATTAaggttgatgatgatgttcatGTCAATATAG CTACACTAGGGGAAACATTAGCAAGGCATCGTAAGAAACCACGTATATATATCGGATGCATGAAATCTGGTCCTGTCCTTTCTCGGAA GGGTGTAAGATATCATGAACCAGAATATTGGAAGTTCGGAGACAAGTATTTTCGTCATGCTACTGGACAAATATATGCCATTTCGAAAGATTTAGCCACTTACATATCCGAAAACCA GGATGTACTACATAAGTATACCAATGAGGATGTGTCACTGGGAGCTTGGTTTATTGGACTTGATGTGCAACATATAGATGATCGCCGATTGTGTTGTGGAACCCCACCTG ATTGTGAGTGGAAGGCACAAGCAGGCAACATCTGTGTTGCATCGTTCGACTGGACCTGTAGTGGGATCTGCGGGTCTGTTTACCGTATAAAGGAGGTCCATCGCCGGTGTGGTGAGGGAGAGAATGCACTGTGGAAAGCAGCATTCTGA
- the LOC132031970 gene encoding NEDD8-activating enzyme E1 regulatory subunit AXR1-like — MAEPKVKYDRQLRIWGEQGQAALEKASICLLNCGPTGSETLKNLVLGGVGSITVVDGSKVEVGDLGNNFMVDESSVGQSKAQCVCAFLQELNDAVKAKFIEEHPEELIEMNPSFFSQFTLVIATQVVEDSMVKLDRICREENIILIFARSYGLMGLVRISVKEHTVIESKPDHFLDDLRLNNPWPELRRFADTIDLNTTDAVEHKHTPYIIILVKMAEEWANTHGGKLPSTREDKKQFKDLIKSKMITMDEENYKEAMEASFKLFSPQGISPNLQKIIDDSCAEVDSNSSDFWVMVAALKVCRYRLIEDEFNSPVQPELQKYLTDEDHGTLQEANSLKVLPENTAVGLYILLRAADRFAANYSKFPGQFDGEMDEDISRLKTTAVGLLSELGCNGSALSEDLINEMCRYGASELHAVAAFVGGVASQEVIKLITRQFIPMSGTFIFNGIDHKSQLLLL, encoded by the exons GATATGGGGTGAGCAAGGACAAGCTGCACTGGAGAAAGCCAGTATCTGCTTACTTAACTGTGGTCCAACTGGTTCTGAAACTTtgaaaaatcttgttcttgGTGGGGTTGGAAGCATCACTGTTGTTGATGGTTCTAAGGTTGAAGTGGGTGATCTTGGAAATAATTTTATGG TTGATGAATCAAGTGTTGGACAGTCAAAGGCACAGTGTGTGTGTGCATTTCTTCAAGAGTTAAATGATGCAGTTAAAGCCAAGTTTATAGAAGAACATCCGGAGGAACTAATTGAGATGAATCCATCATTCTTTTCTCAGTTTACCTTGGTCATAGCTACACAG GTGGTTGAAGATTCCATGGTGAAATTGGATAGAATCTGTCGGgaggaaaatattattttaatatttgcaCGATCATATGGCCTCATGGGTCTTGTCAGGATCAGTGTGAAG GAACATACAGTAATTGAATCAAAGCCTGACCATTTTCTAGATGACCTACGGCTTAATAACCCATGGCCAGAACTGCGGAG GTTTGCAGATACAATTGATTTAAACACAACTGATGCTGTAGAGCATAAACACACGCCATATATTATTATCCTTGTTAAGATGGCAGAGGAATGGGCAAATACTCATGGTGGAAAGCTTCCTTCTACCAGAGAAGACAAAAAGCAATTCAag GATTTGATTAAATCCAAGATGATCACGATGgatgaagaaaactataaaGAAGCCATGGAAGCATCATTCAAGCTCTTTTCTCCACAAGGGATTA GCCCAAACTTACAGAAGATTATCGATGACAGTTGTGCAGAAGTTGATTCCAATTCATCTGATTTTTGGGTGATGGTGGCAGCCCTAAAG GTTTGCAGATATCGGCTCATTGAGGATGAGTTCAACTCTCCTGTCCAACCAGAGTTACAGAAGTATCTGACAGATGAGGACCATGG GACTTTGCAAGAAGCCAACTCTCTTAAAGTACTTCCTGAAAA TACTGCTGTGGGTCTTTATATTCTTCTTCGAGCAGCTGACCGGTTTGCTGCAAACTATAGCAAATTTCCTGGCCAATTTGATGG TGAGATGGATGAGGATATATCCCGGTTGAAAACTACAGCTGTTGGCCTACTCAGTGAACTTGGTTGCAATGGCTCCGCCTTATCAGAGGACCTTATTAATGAGATGTGCCGGTATGGTGCTTCGGAGCTTCATGCTGTAGCTGCCTTTGTTGGAGGAGTCGCATCACAAGAAGTGATCAAG CTCATCACTAGACAATTCATTCCCATGTCTGGGACTTTCATCTTTAATGGCATAGATCACAAGTCTCAGCTGTTGTTGCTGTAG